The Candidatus Accumulibacter similis genome has a segment encoding these proteins:
- a CDS encoding DUF2793 domain-containing protein, which yields MASVDPNLGLTYGWTLGESVWKDGMDANLRRLGAVVGLSVKDRDLGTPPASPGDGDRYLIPAGATGVWSGRSSQIAVRIGGAWEFHVPKVGWLCFIEDEAVLSVYKAAGWSAGIAV from the coding sequence ATGGCGAGTGTGGATCCGAATCTGGGGCTCACCTATGGCTGGACGCTCGGCGAGTCGGTCTGGAAGGACGGCATGGACGCCAATCTCCGGCGACTTGGTGCGGTCGTCGGGCTCTCGGTGAAAGATCGGGATCTCGGTACGCCGCCGGCGAGCCCGGGCGATGGTGACCGCTACCTGATCCCGGCAGGAGCGACCGGCGTCTGGTCGGGGCGGTCCAGCCAAATTGCCGTGCGCATCGGCGGGGCCTGGGAGTTCCACGTACCCAAGGTGGGCTGGCTGTGCTTCATCGAGGACGAGGCAGTGCTCTCAGTGTACAAGGCGGCCGGTTGGAGTGCCGGCATCGCGGTCTGA
- a CDS encoding major capsid protein yields MNNPFHTPAFSMAALTVAINLLPNRYGRLEALKLFPIKPVRQRQLIVEERNGVLNLLPTLPPGSPGTVGRRGKRTLRPFVVPHIPHDDVVLPEEVQGVRAFGSESEVETIAGVMARHLETMRNKHAITLEHLRMGALKGVILDADGSTLVDLFDEFDITPKTVNFALNVDTTNVKAKCAEVLRHVEDHLLGEFMSSIHCLVSPEFFEKLTGHPKVEKAYENWQQGAVLINDMRAGFTFGGLTFEEYRGQATDASGVSRRFIEAGEGHCFPQGTVDTFGTYVAPADFNETVNTLGQPLYAKQEPRKFDRGTDLHTQSNPLPMCHRPGVLVKLVMQ; encoded by the coding sequence ATGAACAATCCCTTTCACACGCCGGCCTTCTCGATGGCCGCGTTGACGGTGGCGATCAACCTGCTGCCGAACCGCTACGGGCGCCTGGAAGCGCTCAAACTGTTCCCGATCAAGCCGGTGCGCCAGCGCCAACTGATCGTCGAGGAACGCAATGGCGTGCTGAACCTGCTGCCGACGCTGCCGCCGGGGTCGCCCGGGACCGTCGGGCGCCGCGGCAAACGCACGCTGCGCCCGTTCGTCGTGCCGCACATCCCGCACGATGATGTGGTGCTGCCGGAGGAAGTCCAGGGCGTGCGGGCCTTCGGCAGCGAGTCCGAGGTCGAGACGATCGCCGGCGTGATGGCCCGGCATCTGGAGACGATGCGCAACAAGCACGCGATCACGCTCGAGCACCTGCGCATGGGGGCGCTCAAGGGCGTGATCCTGGATGCCGATGGGTCGACGCTGGTCGATCTCTTCGATGAGTTCGACATCACGCCGAAGACCGTGAACTTCGCGCTGAACGTCGACACGACGAACGTCAAGGCGAAGTGTGCCGAGGTGCTGCGTCACGTCGAGGACCACCTGCTGGGCGAGTTCATGAGCAGCATCCACTGTCTCGTCTCGCCGGAGTTCTTCGAGAAGCTGACCGGCCATCCGAAGGTCGAGAAGGCGTACGAGAACTGGCAGCAGGGCGCGGTGCTGATCAACGACATGCGCGCGGGATTCACCTTTGGCGGGCTGACCTTCGAGGAGTACCGTGGTCAGGCGACCGACGCCAGCGGCGTGTCCCGTCGCTTCATCGAGGCCGGCGAAGGCCATTGCTTCCCGCAGGGGACGGTGGATACCTTCGGCACCTACGTCGCGCCAGCCGACTTCAACGAGACGGTGAACACGCTGGGCCAGCCGCTGTACGCCAAGCAGGAACCGCGGAAGTTCGACCGCGGCACCGATCTCCACACGCAGTCGAACCCGTTGCCGATGTGTCACCGGCCGGGCGTGCTGGTGAAGCTCGTCATGCAGTGA
- a CDS encoding head decoration protein, which translates to MPALTEANNLGDLLKYEAPNLYSRDRVTVAAGQNLALGAVVGSVTATGQVKALDPSASDGTEIPSGVLLGAIDARLQDRPDGLIVGRHAVVADTALVWPAGITPAEKNAALATLKSLGILARPSV; encoded by the coding sequence ATGCCCGCCCTCACCGAAGCCAACAACCTCGGCGACCTCCTGAAGTACGAGGCGCCCAATCTCTACTCGCGTGATCGCGTGACCGTCGCCGCGGGCCAGAACCTGGCGCTGGGTGCTGTCGTCGGCTCCGTGACCGCGACCGGCCAGGTCAAGGCACTCGATCCGTCCGCCAGCGACGGGACCGAGATCCCGAGCGGCGTCCTGCTGGGGGCGATCGACGCGCGTCTCCAGGATCGTCCCGATGGCCTGATCGTCGGCCGGCACGCGGTCGTGGCCGATACCGCCCTGGTCTGGCCGGCTGGCATCACGCCTGCGGAGAAGAACGCCGCCCTCGCCACCCTGAAGAGCCTGGGGATCCTGGCTCGTCCCTCCGTCTGA
- a CDS encoding ISAs1 family transposase: MCCLRKVDDPRKPSNGTLHDFVEILVIAMAAVLSDCDTVEDIAYWAYKKEDWLRQFLPLKNGVASEKTFLRIFRALDPKQFEVAFRRWVAEVVGGLAGGIAVDGKTVRGSGSGGESAIHMVSAFATELGVVLGQEKVAAKSNEITAIPELLQALQIKGLLVTIGAMGCQRNIARQITDQGGDYLLAVKGNQPALLEAIQTDFIDQCQSEAVDRHRQVHKSRGRVVGQIASVLPAKGTVDLADWPECKTIGLVDSLRKVGDEESNFERRYYISSRELTAEQLAVAVRGHWAVENRLHWVLDVSFGEDASTVRKDNAPQNLSLLKKIVLNLIRLDTTEQKKTSLRLKRKAAAWDDDFRVKIMGLVRL, translated from the coding sequence ATGTGCTGCTTGAGGAAAGTAGACGACCCGCGCAAACCCAGCAATGGGACGCTGCACGACTTCGTTGAGATTCTGGTGATTGCCATGGCCGCGGTACTCTCCGATTGTGACACCGTCGAAGACATCGCCTATTGGGCGTACAAGAAGGAGGATTGGCTGCGTCAGTTCCTGCCGCTCAAGAACGGCGTCGCTTCCGAGAAGACGTTCCTGAGGATCTTCCGGGCGCTGGACCCGAAGCAATTCGAGGTGGCTTTCCGCCGCTGGGTTGCTGAGGTGGTCGGGGGCCTCGCTGGCGGCATCGCGGTCGATGGCAAGACCGTGCGCGGGTCGGGCAGCGGCGGTGAGAGCGCCATTCACATGGTCAGTGCCTTCGCCACGGAACTGGGCGTCGTTCTCGGCCAGGAAAAGGTCGCCGCCAAGAGTAATGAGATCACCGCCATCCCGGAACTGCTCCAGGCACTGCAGATCAAGGGCTTGCTGGTCACCATTGGCGCCATGGGGTGCCAGAGGAACATCGCCCGTCAGATCACCGACCAGGGCGGCGACTACCTGCTCGCGGTCAAAGGCAATCAACCGGCGCTGCTCGAAGCCATCCAGACTGATTTCATTGATCAATGCCAATCGGAAGCCGTCGACCGCCACCGCCAGGTTCATAAGTCCCGTGGTCGGGTCGTCGGCCAAATCGCCTCGGTCCTGCCCGCAAAAGGAACCGTTGACCTGGCCGATTGGCCCGAGTGCAAAACGATCGGTCTGGTCGACTCCTTGCGCAAGGTCGGCGACGAAGAGTCGAACTTCGAGCGGCGCTATTACATCAGCTCTCGCGAGTTGACCGCCGAACAACTTGCCGTCGCCGTGCGCGGCCATTGGGCCGTGGAAAATCGGCTTCACTGGGTGCTCGACGTCAGCTTCGGCGAGGATGCCAGCACCGTACGTAAGGACAATGCCCCACAGAATCTTTCCCTCCTGAAGAAGATCGTTCTCAATCTGATTCGGCTGGATACGACCGAGCAAAAGAAAACCAGCTTGCGTCTGAAGCGCAAGGCAGCCGCCTGGGATGACGACTTCCGGGTGAAGATCATGGGCCTCGTCAGACTATGA
- a CDS encoding transposase — protein sequence MGEERFDQRAVVVAVQNALSATEAIVAEALRVATPGGRFQVRWDEGGSATALGQLAFFAEFLEFSGLFERWLEGCPMAYTSPNAPSVRNVLGTWLLSILDGQRRYAHVTGLRSDGVAPEILGMSAIISDESLRRALAHLAPAPKRCSEAERLKREARLAQTGAWMETALSESIREALTTQWILDIDTTVKVLYGHQAGAEIGYNPVKPGRPSHVVHTYWISGMRLVLDAEVQNGKAIAGCHGLPRLLEILGRLPPEARPRLVRGDIGFGVERIMKELEAIDQPYLFKLRQSAGVVRLIERLWKNGDWRDVGAGEQAVETNLQLMGWTCARRVVVVRRARQKPETTVKARARKAGKGQHRLPFGNSEELAKNWEYAVLVTHSDYDLAALGQLYRDRADCENGFDELTNQWGWGGYTTQDLERCNLSARAVALIYNWWSWYVRLAHPKTRREAITSRPLLLAGVARLTQHAGQSRLLITLTHAAGDQIKAMIASGRKAFETIKANAPQLTKPDRWTALVRYIIERILAARPRKGALLALPTLLLPLPDSG from the coding sequence ATGGGTGAGGAGCGCTTCGATCAAAGAGCGGTGGTGGTGGCGGTTCAGAACGCGCTGAGTGCGACGGAGGCGATCGTAGCAGAGGCCTTGCGGGTGGCGACACCAGGGGGCCGCTTTCAGGTTCGCTGGGACGAGGGTGGCAGCGCCACGGCGCTGGGGCAGCTCGCGTTCTTCGCGGAGTTCCTGGAGTTCTCCGGGTTGTTCGAGCGTTGGCTGGAAGGCTGCCCGATGGCGTACACGAGCCCGAATGCGCCGTCTGTGCGCAATGTACTGGGCACTTGGCTGCTGTCGATTCTGGATGGACAACGCCGGTATGCGCATGTGACGGGACTGCGCAGCGATGGCGTGGCGCCGGAGATCCTCGGCATGAGCGCGATCATCAGCGATGAGAGTCTGCGGCGCGCGCTCGCGCACTTGGCACCCGCACCGAAGCGCTGTTCCGAGGCGGAGCGTCTGAAGCGAGAAGCTCGTTTGGCGCAGACCGGCGCCTGGATGGAAACGGCGTTGAGCGAGAGCATTCGAGAAGCCTTGACGACGCAGTGGATTCTCGACATCGACACGACGGTCAAGGTGCTCTATGGTCATCAGGCCGGGGCGGAGATCGGTTACAACCCCGTAAAGCCCGGTCGGCCAAGCCATGTCGTTCACACGTACTGGATCTCCGGGATGCGTCTGGTACTCGATGCCGAAGTCCAGAATGGCAAGGCCATCGCAGGGTGCCACGGCTTGCCGCGACTGCTCGAAATTCTCGGCCGCCTACCGCCCGAGGCGCGTCCACGCCTGGTACGCGGCGACATCGGCTTCGGGGTCGAGCGGATCATGAAGGAACTGGAAGCGATCGATCAACCCTACCTCTTCAAGCTACGGCAAAGCGCGGGAGTGGTTCGGTTGATCGAGCGTCTTTGGAAGAACGGCGACTGGCGGGATGTCGGAGCTGGCGAGCAAGCCGTGGAGACCAACCTCCAGCTGATGGGTTGGACCTGCGCCCGACGGGTGGTGGTGGTCCGGCGCGCCCGCCAGAAGCCTGAGACGACCGTCAAAGCGCGCGCGCGAAAAGCCGGCAAGGGCCAGCACAGACTCCCGTTCGGCAACAGCGAGGAACTCGCGAAGAACTGGGAGTACGCCGTTCTGGTGACCCACAGCGATTACGATCTCGCGGCGCTCGGACAGTTGTATCGTGATCGGGCCGACTGCGAGAACGGTTTTGACGAGCTGACCAACCAGTGGGGATGGGGTGGCTATACGACGCAGGATCTCGAGCGCTGCAACCTGTCGGCCCGAGCCGTCGCTCTGATCTACAACTGGTGGAGCTGGTACGTTCGCCTCGCCCATCCGAAGACTCGTCGGGAAGCCATCACCTCCCGTCCGCTACTCCTCGCCGGCGTCGCGCGCCTCACTCAGCATGCCGGGCAATCCCGCCTCCTGATCACGCTGACCCATGCCGCCGGCGACCAGATCAAAGCCATGATCGCCAGTGGCCGCAAGGCTTTCGAGACGATCAAGGCAAATGCGCCACAGTTGACCAAACCGGACCGCTGGACCGCTTTGGTACGTTACATCATCGAAAGAATCCTGGCCGCCAGGCCGCGCAAAGGGGCGCTTCTTGCGTTGCCAACCCTGCTCTTACCACTTCCCGACAGCGGCTAA
- a CDS encoding phage BR0599 family protein, with product MSYTTVERSVAEGSPIELYRFAQGTRRWCYTSSQRPVDHLSETYVPRTLTRGAIEQANEIHRTGLEITLPRDDPLGTLFLAAPPEGIVSVTIYRRHRADPEFITYWKGRVSAARFSGATVQLKCEPIATSLKRVGLRARYQLLCRHVLYSASCGALRERFRVDGLVASVSGTQVTVAAAATVADGYFTAGMLSADAGLRLITVHSGSSLTLAAPLISLAVGDAVSLFAGCDHSLGQCASRFDNLDQFGGFPFIPVKNPFTGDAIV from the coding sequence ATGAGCTATACAACGGTGGAGCGTTCGGTCGCCGAGGGCAGCCCGATCGAGCTCTACCGCTTCGCCCAGGGAACCCGCCGCTGGTGCTACACCTCGAGCCAGCGGCCGGTGGACCATCTGTCCGAGACCTATGTGCCGCGGACGCTGACCCGCGGGGCAATCGAGCAGGCGAACGAGATCCATCGCACCGGCCTCGAGATCACGCTGCCGCGTGACGACCCGCTGGGGACGCTGTTTCTTGCCGCGCCACCCGAGGGGATCGTCAGCGTCACGATCTACCGCCGGCACCGGGCCGACCCCGAGTTCATCACCTACTGGAAAGGCCGGGTCAGTGCGGCGCGCTTCTCGGGCGCGACGGTGCAACTGAAATGCGAGCCGATCGCCACGTCGTTGAAGCGCGTCGGTCTGCGCGCCCGCTATCAGCTGCTCTGCCGGCACGTGCTCTACTCGGCGAGCTGCGGGGCGCTGCGCGAGCGTTTCCGGGTCGATGGGCTCGTCGCCAGTGTCAGCGGCACGCAGGTGACGGTCGCGGCGGCCGCTACCGTGGCTGACGGGTATTTCACGGCGGGGATGCTCTCGGCGGACGCGGGGCTGCGGCTAATCACGGTGCACAGCGGGTCGAGCCTGACGCTCGCCGCGCCCTTGATCAGCCTCGCAGTCGGCGACGCGGTGTCGCTCTTCGCCGGCTGCGATCACTCGCTGGGGCAGTGCGCGAGTCGTTTCGACAACCTCGACCAGTTCGGCGGTTTCCCGTTCATCCCGGTGAAGAACCCCTTCACCGGCGACGCCATCGTCTGA
- a CDS encoding IS630 family transposase, translated as MPQRPVFTSKRMEQQWVRMQGVKMMRAGMPASHVAHHFDVSVRAVFKWIAAFYDGGQNALLAREGAGRPPKVTPDQLRWIADTVRDRTPDQLKFEFGLWTLRLIGSLIERQFQMTLSLPTLGKVMRQLGFTAQRPLYRAYQQDAALVQRWHTEEYPALQARAKARGALIMFADEAGMRSDYHAGTTWAPRGRTPVVRATGQRVSVQMLSAVGTGGQLQFMLHEGLVNAAVFRTLLEQLMLGATQPVFLVVDGHSIHKAKLVSEYVASTDGMLELHFLPPYSPQLNPDEQVWKSVKERVAKQKPLDKISLRRLIQGALERLQTLPEIVRGFFRHPDCARTI; from the coding sequence ATGCCGCAGAGGCCGGTTTTCACTTCCAAGCGCATGGAACAGCAATGGGTCCGCATGCAAGGCGTCAAGATGATGCGGGCTGGTATGCCGGCGAGTCATGTGGCGCACCATTTCGATGTTTCGGTGCGCGCGGTTTTCAAATGGATCGCAGCATTCTACGACGGTGGTCAGAATGCGTTGCTCGCCCGAGAAGGAGCCGGTCGGCCGCCGAAGGTTACTCCGGATCAGTTGCGTTGGATTGCCGATACGGTTCGCGACCGCACGCCCGATCAGTTGAAGTTCGAGTTCGGGCTGTGGACCTTGCGCCTGATCGGCAGCCTGATCGAACGGCAGTTTCAGATGACGCTGAGCCTGCCGACGCTGGGCAAGGTCATGCGGCAACTCGGATTCACTGCCCAACGCCCGCTGTACCGCGCCTATCAACAGGATGCGGCGCTGGTGCAGCGCTGGCACACGGAAGAGTACCCGGCGCTGCAGGCACGCGCGAAGGCTCGTGGGGCATTGATCATGTTCGCCGACGAGGCCGGGATGCGCTCGGACTACCACGCGGGCACGACTTGGGCGCCTCGCGGCCGGACGCCGGTGGTACGCGCCACTGGCCAGCGCGTCTCCGTCCAAATGCTGTCGGCGGTTGGCACGGGCGGGCAACTCCAGTTCATGCTGCACGAGGGTCTGGTCAACGCCGCGGTATTCCGCACCTTGCTTGAACAACTCATGCTTGGTGCGACGCAGCCCGTTTTCCTGGTTGTCGATGGTCATTCGATTCATAAAGCCAAGCTGGTGAGCGAATACGTCGCATCTACCGACGGCATGCTGGAGCTGCACTTCCTGCCGCCTTACTCGCCGCAGCTCAACCCGGACGAGCAAGTGTGGAAGAGCGTCAAGGAGCGGGTGGCGAAACAGAAGCCGCTCGACAAAATCAGCCTGCGGCGTCTGATTCAGGGTGCGTTGGAGCGCCTTCAAACTCTGCCTGAGATCGTGCGTGGGTTTTTTAGGCATCCGGATTGCGCTCGTACAATATGA
- a CDS encoding plasmid pRiA4b ORF-3 family protein produces the protein MATASKKPARTVFTLKIELVDSQPLIWRRIVISGHASFAVLHHVIQAAMGWHDAHLHEFRVGEQRIGVPDPEYDNPDRPTAIEKNIRLNRLLGTGSTFTYLYDFGDSWEHRLNVEQVKDAGDRHGDGWIARVESGERACPPEDAGGIEAYQDFLARWEHDPYGEETEGLRTWAGLDFDPARFDRLAANAAIDRMFWNRWVK, from the coding sequence GTGGCCACCGCATCGAAGAAACCCGCACGAACCGTCTTCACCCTGAAGATCGAACTCGTCGACAGCCAGCCGCTCATCTGGCGCCGGATCGTGATCAGTGGTCATGCGAGCTTCGCCGTGCTCCACCACGTCATTCAGGCCGCGATGGGCTGGCACGACGCGCACTTGCACGAGTTTCGGGTCGGCGAACAGCGCATCGGCGTCCCGGACCCGGAGTACGACAACCCCGACCGGCCCACCGCGATCGAGAAGAACATCCGCCTCAATCGCCTGCTCGGCACCGGCAGTACCTTCACCTATCTCTACGACTTTGGTGATAGCTGGGAGCATCGCCTGAACGTCGAGCAGGTGAAGGATGCCGGCGATCGTCATGGCGATGGATGGATCGCCCGGGTCGAGAGCGGAGAGCGCGCGTGCCCACCGGAAGATGCTGGCGGCATCGAAGCGTACCAGGACTTTCTGGCACGCTGGGAGCACGACCCCTACGGCGAAGAGACCGAAGGCCTGCGCACTTGGGCCGGGCTCGACTTCGATCCCGCGCGCTTCGACCGTCTGGCGGCGAATGCGGCCATCGACCGCATGTTCTGGAACCGCTGGGTCAAGTGA
- a CDS encoding IS5 family transposase, with protein MKQISFSEAEFAGKRRLTRRERFLADMEQVIPWQDVLAIMEPYYPKGKRGRPPIGLERMLRVYLVQQWYGLSDEGVEDAITDSQALRGFVRIDLSREAAPDATTLLQFRHLLEEKDLSKAIFAAINAQLTAKGLMMREGTIADATILAAPPSVKNEAKARDPEMHQTKKGNQWHFGMKAHIGVDAESGLVHTVVGTAANVADVTQTAEVLHGEEKTVYLDAGYTGVEKREELKDRDIDWQVATKRSKLKAIPKESKLGPLLRRLESVKASIRAKVEHPFHIVKNLFSHRKVRYRGLKKNTAQLHILFALANLVIAKRQLLALHSQGAS; from the coding sequence GTGAAGCAGATCAGCTTTTCGGAAGCCGAGTTTGCCGGGAAGAGGCGGCTGACCAGACGCGAGCGCTTTCTTGCCGACATGGAACAGGTGATCCCTTGGCAAGACGTGCTGGCGATCATGGAACCGTACTACCCGAAAGGGAAGCGCGGCCGGCCGCCAATCGGGCTGGAACGTATGCTGCGGGTGTACCTGGTCCAGCAATGGTACGGCCTGTCGGACGAGGGGGTAGAGGATGCGATAACCGACAGCCAAGCGTTGCGGGGATTCGTGCGGATCGATCTGTCGCGAGAGGCGGCGCCGGATGCGACGACGCTGCTGCAGTTTCGCCACTTGCTGGAAGAGAAGGACCTGTCGAAGGCCATCTTCGCGGCGATCAACGCGCAACTGACGGCCAAGGGGCTGATGATGCGTGAGGGAACGATTGCCGACGCGACGATCCTTGCCGCACCGCCGTCGGTGAAGAACGAAGCGAAGGCCCGCGATCCGGAGATGCACCAGACGAAGAAGGGCAACCAGTGGCACTTCGGGATGAAGGCGCACATCGGGGTCGATGCTGAGAGCGGTCTGGTGCATACGGTGGTGGGAACGGCGGCGAACGTCGCCGACGTGACGCAGACCGCCGAAGTGCTGCACGGCGAAGAGAAGACCGTGTATCTGGATGCCGGTTACACCGGCGTCGAGAAGCGCGAAGAGCTGAAAGACCGGGACATCGACTGGCAAGTGGCGACCAAGCGGAGCAAGCTGAAGGCGATCCCGAAGGAGAGCAAGCTTGGCCCACTGCTGCGTCGCCTGGAATCGGTCAAGGCGAGCATCCGCGCGAAGGTCGAGCACCCCTTCCACATCGTGAAGAATCTCTTCAGCCATCGCAAGGTCCGCTACAGGGGGCTGAAGAAGAACACCGCCCAGTTGCACATCCTCTTTGCGCTGGCCAATCTGGTTATCGCAAAGCGACAGCTTCTGGCTCTTCACAGCCAAGGTGCGTCCTGA
- a CDS encoding phage tail tape measure protein, whose product MTNRAQILVTAIDQTRSAFASIQGNLRALTDHARSVNGLLGTLGVALSGAGFVAFIKGSIDAADELDELSQKAGISVEALSTLKLAAQHENVGAEAFATSLKRLSTAMFEAAAGSSENQRLFAALGITFRESTGELRATDQVLLDLATRFQAMPDGPEKSALAVKLFGKAGTDLIPLLNRGADGIRELTAQFRALGGEISGETATRAAEFNDDLNLLRAALQGVAHRVAASVLPALSDLARGLVESAKNGGSLQAILDGVVLALKTLALGAAVTANGFLALGEAIGAGVAAGVARLKGNVSQAQTILGELETSLAARRDRVIQFHDRLFNPKPAEAKKPEVRPTGESIAGRLARSAGSPDTSGARLALIKANAEAELRLLQDRLKRAREAYDRAFEDHLILIRAFHAAKAQIAQAAIDAEIAAKQQELAEQTKGTTTGKDESARLRAKAEVKKLEAELIVLNRERADVEIENARKAAQAEADLANELAQVRQRLAEIRGGAGGEITREKLTREYQPLLDRLKAAGDEAGEAEVTRLIDVEADLAELGRLESQFQSVMERMRIAEGELQVQREAGLLTESQMRQGLLTLHQQTAQEVEGLIPRMEALARATGSEEAINRVARLRVEVRGLATESDDVARRIDGAIEDGFVQLFESIGSGAKSAKEAFADFARSVLLAIQKIAAQKLVESLFGSLGKGSGGASLGGFIASLFGGRGLAAGGYVTGPGTSTSDSIPARLSAGEYVLQAAAVRTVGVSFLDALNGIARGPRVTAGRLAFAEGGLVESLKPSLPAGAAQPSVRIVNVVDPSLAHDYLNSSAGERTILNVLARNAGAVKQVLA is encoded by the coding sequence ATGACCAACCGCGCCCAGATCCTCGTCACCGCCATCGACCAGACGCGTTCGGCCTTCGCGTCGATCCAGGGCAACCTGCGGGCACTCACCGACCACGCCCGCTCGGTGAACGGGCTCCTCGGCACCCTCGGCGTCGCCCTGAGCGGCGCCGGCTTCGTTGCGTTCATCAAGGGCAGCATCGACGCCGCCGACGAACTCGATGAACTGTCGCAGAAGGCCGGCATCAGCGTAGAAGCCCTATCGACCCTGAAGCTCGCCGCGCAGCACGAGAACGTCGGCGCCGAGGCCTTCGCCACCTCGCTCAAGAGACTCTCGACGGCGATGTTCGAAGCGGCCGCCGGGTCGAGCGAGAACCAACGCCTCTTTGCCGCGCTCGGCATCACCTTCCGCGAGAGCACCGGGGAACTGCGTGCGACCGACCAGGTGCTGCTCGATCTGGCGACCCGTTTCCAGGCGATGCCGGATGGCCCCGAGAAGTCCGCGCTGGCGGTGAAGCTCTTCGGCAAGGCCGGGACGGACCTGATCCCGTTGCTCAATCGCGGTGCCGACGGCATTCGGGAACTGACGGCGCAGTTTCGCGCACTCGGCGGCGAGATTTCCGGCGAGACGGCGACCCGGGCGGCCGAGTTCAACGACGACCTGAACCTCCTGCGCGCCGCCTTGCAGGGTGTCGCCCACCGCGTCGCCGCGAGTGTCCTGCCCGCGCTGAGCGATCTCGCCCGCGGACTCGTCGAGTCGGCGAAGAACGGTGGCAGCTTGCAGGCGATCCTGGACGGCGTCGTTCTGGCGTTGAAGACCCTGGCGCTGGGTGCGGCGGTGACCGCCAACGGCTTTCTCGCCCTGGGCGAAGCGATCGGGGCGGGTGTGGCTGCCGGCGTCGCGCGACTGAAAGGAAACGTCAGCCAGGCACAGACGATCCTCGGCGAACTGGAGACGAGCCTCGCCGCGCGGCGCGACCGGGTGATCCAGTTCCACGACAGGCTCTTCAATCCGAAGCCGGCCGAAGCGAAGAAGCCGGAAGTCAGACCAACCGGGGAATCGATCGCCGGGCGGCTCGCCCGGTCGGCGGGCAGCCCGGACACCAGCGGCGCGCGTCTGGCTCTGATCAAGGCGAACGCCGAAGCCGAACTGCGCCTCCTGCAGGACCGTCTCAAGCGGGCTCGGGAAGCCTACGACCGGGCCTTCGAAGACCACCTGATCTTGATCCGTGCGTTTCATGCGGCCAAGGCGCAGATCGCCCAAGCGGCGATCGACGCCGAGATCGCCGCCAAACAGCAGGAACTCGCCGAGCAGACGAAGGGGACGACCACCGGCAAGGACGAGAGTGCCCGTCTGCGCGCGAAGGCCGAAGTGAAGAAGCTCGAAGCCGAGCTGATCGTGCTGAACCGCGAGCGTGCCGACGTCGAGATCGAGAACGCCCGCAAGGCGGCCCAGGCCGAAGCCGATCTGGCGAACGAACTCGCCCAGGTCCGGCAACGCCTGGCCGAGATCCGCGGTGGCGCCGGCGGCGAGATCACGCGCGAGAAGCTGACGCGGGAGTACCAGCCGCTGCTGGATCGGTTGAAGGCAGCCGGGGATGAGGCAGGCGAAGCCGAGGTCACTCGCCTGATCGACGTCGAGGCGGATCTCGCCGAACTCGGCCGGCTGGAGTCGCAGTTCCAGTCGGTGATGGAGCGGATGCGCATCGCCGAAGGCGAACTCCAGGTGCAGCGCGAGGCCGGCCTGCTCACCGAATCGCAGATGCGGCAGGGCCTCCTGACCCTGCACCAGCAGACCGCGCAGGAGGTCGAGGGTCTGATTCCCCGGATGGAGGCCCTGGCCCGCGCAACCGGATCCGAGGAGGCGATCAACCGCGTCGCGCGCCTGCGAGTCGAAGTACGGGGACTCGCAACCGAGTCCGACGACGTCGCCCGGCGCATCGACGGCGCAATCGAGGACGGCTTCGTGCAACTGTTCGAGTCCATCGGCTCGGGCGCGAAGTCGGCCAAGGAGGCGTTCGCCGATTTTGCGCGCTCGGTCCTCCTGGCCATTCAGAAGATCGCCGCCCAGAAACTGGTCGAGAGCCTCTTCGGCAGTCTCGGCAAAGGCTCGGGCGGTGCGAGTCTCGGGGGGTTCATCGCATCCCTCTTCGGCGGCCGTGGTCTTGCGGCCGGTGGCTATGTCACCGGTCCGGGTACCTCCACCTCCGACTCGATCCCGGCGCGCCTGTCGGCCGGCGAGTACGTGCTCCAGGCCGCCGCCGTGCGCACGGTCGGCGTGTCGTTCCTCGACGCGCTGAACGGCATCGCTCGTGGGCCCCGGGTGACCGCAGGCCGCCTGGCCTTCGCCGAAGGCGGTCTCGTCGAGAGCCTCAAGCCGTCTCTCCCGGCCGGCGCCGCCCAGCCGAGTGTGCGCATCGTGAACGTCGTCGATCCGTCGCTGGCGCACGATTACCTCAATTCGTCCGCCGGCGAGCGGACGATTCTCAACGTTCTCGCCCGCAATGCCGGGGCGGTGAAACAGGTGCTGGCGTAA